The Sinorhizobium sp. B11 genomic interval CGAGCTGCGCGACATCACCGCAGCCGTCGAAGGTCTGGCGGACCTTCCCGTCGAGCGCCGCTCCATCGGCGCTCTGCGGACCTTCATGAACAACACTGATCCCGAAGGTATTGCTTCGCGGCTGCGCCGGTGGGAAAGGGGAGGGCCGCTCGGCTGGGTCTTCGACAACGATTTGGACGACATCGGTATCGGCGCCAAGTTTATCGGCTACGACATGACGAACTTCCTCGACAACGAGGAAATCCGCACGCCCCTGATGGCCTACCTGTTCTATCGGATCGAGCAGCTGATCGACGGGCGCCGGATCATCATCGTCATCGATGAGTTCTGGAAGGCATTGCAGGATGAGGGCTTCCGTGATCTTGCGCAGAACAAACTGAAGACGATCCGCAAGCAGAACGGTCTTCTGCTGTTTGCGACTCAGAGCCCGCGCGACGCCATTGTCTCGCCGATCGCCCACACCATTATCGAGCAATGCCCGACGCAGGTCTTCCTGCCCAATCCGCGCGGTGACCGCGTCGACTATGTCGACGGGTTTAAGCTGACGGATCGGGAGTTCGAGCTGATCGCCCGCGAACTATCGGTGGAAAGCCGGCGCTTCATCGTCAAGCAGGGGCACAACAGCGTCGTTGCGGAGCTCAACCTCAATGGCTTCGACGACGAGCTGGCGATCCTGTCGGGCCGAACGGCAAATGTAGAACTCGCCGACTCAATCCGCGCCGAGCTCGGCGAAAGACATGAAGACTGGCTGTCCGTGTTTCAGGAGCGAAGGAGAAGAGCATGATCCGCAAAGAGATGACTTGCCACGTTCTATTGACGGCGGCGTTGCTTGCATCAGTCATTACCGCGCGAGCTCAGGGCATTCCCGTCATCGACGAGACTTCAATTGCCAAACAGATTGAGAGCATCACCCAGCTCAAGTCCCAGCTCGATGCGCTGAACCAGCAGATTTCCGAGGCACAGCAGCTTTATAGCTCACTCAACAAGATCACCAACATGGCCGATGTCGCCACCGTCCTGAACGATCCATCGATCCGCAAGGCGCTCCCTCAAGACTTCTATGCCATCGAAAGCTTGTTCAAGGGATCGTTAAGCGGCGTCTTCAGCGAATCCGCATCGAAATTCCTCCAGGGCAATTCGACCTATCGCACCAGCGCGAACGATTTCTACGCTCAGGAGCTTTCCCGCATGCAGAACCAAAACGCGGGGCAGATGAGCC includes:
- the virB5 gene encoding P-type DNA transfer protein VirB5, which translates into the protein MTCHVLLTAALLASVITARAQGIPVIDETSIAKQIESITQLKSQLDALNQQISEAQQLYSSLNKITNMADVATVLNDPSIRKALPQDFYAIESLFKGSLSGVFSESASKFLQGNSTYRTSANDFYAQELSRMQNQNAGQMSLGQQIYDAATKRIDGIDQLRQKISSAADAKDIADLQARLQAETAFLQSDVLRMQGLRMVQQAQVQVADQRKAEDWRQRMDTMGAALK